One part of the Gadus macrocephalus chromosome 8, ASM3116895v1 genome encodes these proteins:
- the bpnt2 gene encoding inositol monophosphatase 3, with amino-acid sequence MAPMGIRLSPLGVAIFCLLGVGVIYHLYAGVISNRVAAFRQGSKVDLRDLLALSVEAAVQGGKEVKKVREENTLDERTKGKTKEGASELMTLGDLRSHKKMFYLMKNTYPALKVNSEEHDSSVGEDEVWNRDIPSDILEKVPEGHEVPAHTVTVWIDPLDATQEYTENLSQYVTTMVCVAVDGKPVIGVIHKPFTGDTAWAFVGHGTNVRARTSYISSSPKVIVSRSHAGKVKSFIQDAFGNTTTITPAGGAGYKVLSLVEPLPHDTAATSDQADVYIHVTFIKKWDICAGAALVEALGGKMTTLKGEVIDYSGSEGNSGGLVATVGLDHKALLEKLPNWVPEKH; translated from the exons ATGGCACCGATGGGTATCCGCCTGTCACCTCTCGGTGTGGCCATCTTCTGCCTCCTGGGAGTCGGAGTGATCTACCATCTGTATGCTGGAGTCATCTCCAACCGGGTGGCTGCTTTCAG GCAGGGAAGCAAAGTGGATCTGAGGGATCTGCTTGCATTGTCTGTGGAAGCGGCGGTGCAGGGAGGCAAAGAG GTGAAGAaggtcagagaggagaacaccCTGGACGAGAGGACAAAGGGCAAGACCAAAGAGGGAGCCAGTGAATTAATGACGCTGGGTGACCTCAGGTCCCACAAGAAGATGTTCTACCTGATGAAGAACACCTACCCAGCGCTCAAG GTGAACAGCGAGGAGCACGACAGTTCCGTGGGTGAGGACGAGGTCTGGAACAGGGACATCCCGTCTGACATCCTGGAGAAGGTCCCCGAGGGGCATGAGGTTCCTGCTCACACGGTCACCGTGTGGATCGACCCCCTGGACGCCACACAGGAGTACACCG AGAACCTGTCCCAGTACGTCACCACCAtggtgtgtgtggcggtggaCGGTAAACCGGTCATTGGAGTCATACATAAGCCCTTCACCGGAGACACCG CCTGGGCGTTTGTGGGCCATGGCACCAACGTACGTGCGCGGACCTCCTACATTAGCAGCTCACCCAAGGTGATCGTGTCGCGCTCGCACGCAGGGAAGGTGAAGAGCTTCATTCAGGATGCCTTCGGGAACACAACCACCATTACACCAGCAGGCGGAGCCG GCTACAAGGTCCTGTCCCTTGTGGAGCCTCTCCCTCATGACACGGCCGCCACTTCAGACCAGGCTGATGTCTACATCCATGTGACCTTCATCAAGAAGTGGGACATCTGCGCTGGCGCCGCCCTGGTAGAAGCTCTGG GGGGCAAGATGACTACGCTCAAGGGGGAAGTCATCGACTACAGCGGCAGCGAGGGAAACAGCGGTGGCCTGGTGGCCACCGTTGGCCTGGACCACAAGGCTCTCCTGGAGAAGCTGCCCAACTGGGTCCCCGAGAAGCACTGA
- the LOC132463104 gene encoding LIM/homeobox protein Lhx8-like isoform X2, producing the protein MSEGERLLTDDFPNLQGETNDFEEDSYSPSSLISSSSSRPTVSSVQSDTLCTSCGLEIVDRYLLKVNNLCWHGRCLACSVCQTALGRHVSCYIKDKQIFCKLDYFRRYGTRCARCGRNMHSNDWVRQARGRTFHIACFSCHSCKRQLSTGEEFGLVEDRVLCRPHYDIMMENIKRTQESNKVQVEETEPSDQDVSSSKSKPNKRARTSFTADQLQIMQGQFANDNNPDAQMLQILAERTGLSRRVIQVWFQNCRARQKKHVYPNPGPSTVMTLIPSGQLTPPLDNLQYSSYITSDPTMTYMNIDSSPTLLFRQMTSHSMTNCQ; encoded by the exons ATGTCGGAGGGAGAGCGGCTTCTGACCGACGACTTCCCGAACCTTCAGGGGGAAACCAACGACTTT GAGGAGGACTCGtattctccttcctccctcatctcctcctcctcatcgcgACCCACCGTGAGCTCCGTGCAGTCGGACACCCTGTGCACCTCCTGCGGCCTGGAGATCGTGGACAGATACCTCCTGAAG GTGAACAACTTGTGCTGGCACGGTCGCTGCCTCGCGTGCAGCGTCTGCCAGACGGCGCTGGGACGGCACGTAAGCTGCTACATCAAAGACAAGCAGATCTTCTGCAAACTCGACTACTTCAG GAGGTATGGTACGCGCTGCGCGCGCTGCGGCCGCAACATGCACTCAAACGACTGGGTGCGCCAGGCTCGCGGTCGGACCTTCCACATTGCGTGCTTCTCCTGCCACTCGTGCAAGCGGCAGCTGTCCACCGGAGAGGAGTTCGGCTTGGTGGAAGACCGCGTACTCTGCCGTCCGCATTACGACATCATGATGGAGAACATTAAGCGCACGCAGGAAAGC AACAAAGTCCAAGTGGAGGAAACTGAGCCTTCAGACCAAGACGTCAGCAGTTCAAAATCCAAGCCCAACAAGAGAGCCAGGACCAGCTTCACTGCCGACCAGCTACAG ATAATGCAGGGCCAGTTTGCGAACGACAACAACCCAGACGCCCAGATGCTGCAGATCCTAGCCGAGAGAACCGGGCTGAGCCGCAGGGTTATACAG GTGTGGTTCCAGAACTGCCGTGCCCGCCAAAAGAAACATGTGTACCCAAACCCGGGCCCTTCTACGGTCATGACACTGATTCCTTCTGGTCAGCTGACACCACCCCTGGATAACCTGCAATACTCGTCCTACATCACTTCTGACCCCACCATGACTTACATGAACA TTGACTCTTCACCCACACTGCTGTTCAGGCAAATGACCTCCCATTCAATGACAAACTGCCAGTGA
- the LOC132463104 gene encoding LIM/homeobox protein Lhx8-like isoform X1 — protein MSEGERLLTDDFPNLQGETNDFGSSGPDDLFEEEDSYSPSSLISSSSSRPTVSSVQSDTLCTSCGLEIVDRYLLKVNNLCWHGRCLACSVCQTALGRHVSCYIKDKQIFCKLDYFRRYGTRCARCGRNMHSNDWVRQARGRTFHIACFSCHSCKRQLSTGEEFGLVEDRVLCRPHYDIMMENIKRTQESNKVQVEETEPSDQDVSSSKSKPNKRARTSFTADQLQIMQGQFANDNNPDAQMLQILAERTGLSRRVIQVWFQNCRARQKKHVYPNPGPSTVMTLIPSGQLTPPLDNLQYSSYITSDPTMTYMNIDSSPTLLFRQMTSHSMTNCQ, from the exons ATGTCGGAGGGAGAGCGGCTTCTGACCGACGACTTCCCGAACCTTCAGGGGGAAACCAACGACTTT GGCTCCTCCGGGCCTGATGATCTTTTTGAGGAGGAGGACTCGtattctccttcctccctcatctcctcctcctcatcgcgACCCACCGTGAGCTCCGTGCAGTCGGACACCCTGTGCACCTCCTGCGGCCTGGAGATCGTGGACAGATACCTCCTGAAG GTGAACAACTTGTGCTGGCACGGTCGCTGCCTCGCGTGCAGCGTCTGCCAGACGGCGCTGGGACGGCACGTAAGCTGCTACATCAAAGACAAGCAGATCTTCTGCAAACTCGACTACTTCAG GAGGTATGGTACGCGCTGCGCGCGCTGCGGCCGCAACATGCACTCAAACGACTGGGTGCGCCAGGCTCGCGGTCGGACCTTCCACATTGCGTGCTTCTCCTGCCACTCGTGCAAGCGGCAGCTGTCCACCGGAGAGGAGTTCGGCTTGGTGGAAGACCGCGTACTCTGCCGTCCGCATTACGACATCATGATGGAGAACATTAAGCGCACGCAGGAAAGC AACAAAGTCCAAGTGGAGGAAACTGAGCCTTCAGACCAAGACGTCAGCAGTTCAAAATCCAAGCCCAACAAGAGAGCCAGGACCAGCTTCACTGCCGACCAGCTACAG ATAATGCAGGGCCAGTTTGCGAACGACAACAACCCAGACGCCCAGATGCTGCAGATCCTAGCCGAGAGAACCGGGCTGAGCCGCAGGGTTATACAG GTGTGGTTCCAGAACTGCCGTGCCCGCCAAAAGAAACATGTGTACCCAAACCCGGGCCCTTCTACGGTCATGACACTGATTCCTTCTGGTCAGCTGACACCACCCCTGGATAACCTGCAATACTCGTCCTACATCACTTCTGACCCCACCATGACTTACATGAACA TTGACTCTTCACCCACACTGCTGTTCAGGCAAATGACCTCCCATTCAATGACAAACTGCCAGTGA
- the dars2 gene encoding aspartate--tRNA ligase, mitochondrial isoform X1, with protein MTIRMTTLLQRTRLLLRAHICHRTAIATSVQGHLPMKTILKKCYLSTNHKRPAYSSPMGPCSVSLRSHTCGELRPEHAGEKVALYGWVQYLRQDLFVILRDYSGLTQVLISQDDGSLKEKLGELTVESVVKVTGTVRRRPEGQENTNMPTGDIEVLAENLEVLNTCRKLPFEIKDFVKKSEALRMQYRYLDLRSTHMQQNLRLRSQLSMRMREYLCHQHGFVDVETPTLFKRTPGGAKEFLVPSREPGRFYSLPQSPQQFKQLLMVAGVDRYFQFARCYRDEGSKPDRQPEFTQVDIEMSFVEQAGVMALVEGLLRYSWPPELGGLSQPFPCITYSEAMRDYGSDKPDTRFQMKLVDISEVFVNTKIEFLKSALGQSEGSIQAICVPDGGRLFKSKDLEALKETARSVFGQELSVLAVRPEGTLKSPLSKHLSPSDTEGLLGETRARPGDLLLVSACSLHTVRPLLGKLRLQCAELLEARGIALRDPTAFHFLWVVDFPLFLPKEGEPGSLESAHHPFTAPVAQDAHLVYTEPLQVRGQHYDLVLNGCEVGGGSIRIHKAAEQLHVLKNILKEDVSVLSHLLEALDSGAPPHGGIALGLDRLISLMVRAPSIRDVIAFPKSFRGHDLMSQAPDYVSEEDLKPYHISVTWPPAKTEEK; from the exons ATGACGATCAGAATGACCACACTTCTGCAACGGACGCGGCTCCTCTTGAGAGCGCACATATGTCATCGCACAGCAATTGCTACCTCAGTTCAAGGGCATCTGCCGATGAAAACCATCCTTAAAAAGTGCTATCTCTCAACCAACCACAAACGACCTGCATATTCCTCACCCATGG GTCCGTGTAGTGTGTCACTGCGGAGTCACACCTGCGGAGAGCTTCGGCCTGAACATGCTGGGGAGAAGGTGGCCCTCTACGGATGGGTCCAGTACCTAAG GCAGGATTTGTTTGTTATCCTGCGGGACTACAGCGGCCTGACTCAAGTTTTGATATCTCAGGATGAC GGCAGTTTGAAAGAAAAACTAGGTGAGCTCACAGTCGAGTCCGTCGTCAAGGTTACTGGAACAGTCCGACGGAGACCAGAAGGCCAGGAGAACACT AACATGCCGACGGGGGACATCGAGGTTCTAGCTGAGAACCTGGAGGTGCTGAACACATGCCGAAAGCTGCCTTTTGAAATCAAAGATTTTGTAAAG AAGTCTGAGGCCCTGCGCATGCAGTATCGCTACCTGGACCTGCGCTCCACCCATATGCAGCAGAACCTGCGTCTCCGGTCCCAGCTGAGCATGAGGATGAGGGAGTACCTCTGTCATCAGCACG GTTTTGTGGACGTTGAGACTCCTACTTTGTTCAAAAGGACCCCAGGG gGAGCTAAGGAGTTTTTGGTTCCATCCAGAGAACCCGGTCGGTTCTACTCCCTCCCTCAGAGTCCCCAGCAGTTCAAGCAGCTGTTAATGGTGGCTGGGGTGGACAG GTACTTCCAGTTTGCTCGCTGCTACAGGGACGAGGGGTCCAAACCAGACCGACAGCCTGAGTTCACGCAG GTGGACATTGAGATGTCCTTCGTGGAGCAGGCGGGGGTCATGGCGCTAGTGGAGGGGCTCCTGCGGTACTCGTGGCCCCCGGAGCTGGGTGGGCTCAGCCAGCCTTTCCCCTGCATCACCTACTCAGAGGCCATGCGGGACTACGGCTCAGACAAGCCCGACACCAGGTTCCAAATGAAG CTGGTTGACATCAGTGAGGTGTTTGTGAACACGAAGATAGAATTCCTCAAGTCAGCTCTCGGCCAATCAGAAGGCTCCATCCAGGCCATCTGTGTCCCTGACGGAGGG AGACTTTTCAAATCCAAAGATTTGGAAGCGCTCAAAGAGACGGCCAGGAGTGTGTTTGGACAG GAGCTGAGTGTGCTGGCGGTGAGACCAGAGGGCACACTGAAGAGCCCCCTCAGTAAACATCTGTCCCCCTCCGACACCGAGGGCCTCCTGGGGGAGACCAGGGCCCGGCCAGGGGACCTGCTGCTGGTCTCGGCCTGCAGCCTCCACACCGTG cgccccctgctgggtaAACTGAGGCTGCAGTGCGCTGAGCTCCTGGAGGCCCGGGGCATCGCCCTGAGGGACCCGACAGCGTTCCACTTCCTGTGGGTCGTGGACTTCCCGCTCTTCCTGCCCAAGGAAGGAGAACCAGGGTCTCTGGAGTCCGCCCATCACCCCTTCACAGCCCCCGTGGCCCAGGACGCCCACCTGGTCTACACAGAGCCCCTGCAG GTGCGCGGGCAGCACTATGACCTGGTGCTGAACGGCTGTGAGGTCGGAGGGGGGTCCATACGCATCCACAAGGCCGCTGAGCAGCTCCACGTGCTGAAGAACATTCTCAAG GAAGATGTCTCTGTTCTCTCGCACCTGCTGGAAGCACTGGACTCCGGAGCGCCCCCACATGGAGGCATCGCGCTAG GTTTGGACCGACTCATCTCCCTCATGGTCAGGGCCCCCAGCATCCGTGATGTCATCGCCTTCCCCAAGTCCTTCCGGGGTCACGACCTCATGAGCCAGGCCCCGGACTATGTATCGGAAGAGGACCTGAAGCCGTACCACATCTCCGTCACCTGGCCCCCTGCCAAAACGGAGgagaaatga
- the dars2 gene encoding aspartate--tRNA ligase, mitochondrial isoform X2 — translation MTLKEKLGELTVESVVKVTGTVRRRPEGQENTNMPTGDIEVLAENLEVLNTCRKLPFEIKDFVKKSEALRMQYRYLDLRSTHMQQNLRLRSQLSMRMREYLCHQHGFVDVETPTLFKRTPGGAKEFLVPSREPGRFYSLPQSPQQFKQLLMVAGVDRYFQFARCYRDEGSKPDRQPEFTQVDIEMSFVEQAGVMALVEGLLRYSWPPELGGLSQPFPCITYSEAMRDYGSDKPDTRFQMKLVDISEVFVNTKIEFLKSALGQSEGSIQAICVPDGGRLFKSKDLEALKETARSVFGQELSVLAVRPEGTLKSPLSKHLSPSDTEGLLGETRARPGDLLLVSACSLHTVRPLLGKLRLQCAELLEARGIALRDPTAFHFLWVVDFPLFLPKEGEPGSLESAHHPFTAPVAQDAHLVYTEPLQVRGQHYDLVLNGCEVGGGSIRIHKAAEQLHVLKNILKEDVSVLSHLLEALDSGAPPHGGIALGLDRLISLMVRAPSIRDVIAFPKSFRGHDLMSQAPDYVSEEDLKPYHISVTWPPAKTEEK, via the exons ATGAC TTTGAAAGAAAAACTAGGTGAGCTCACAGTCGAGTCCGTCGTCAAGGTTACTGGAACAGTCCGACGGAGACCAGAAGGCCAGGAGAACACT AACATGCCGACGGGGGACATCGAGGTTCTAGCTGAGAACCTGGAGGTGCTGAACACATGCCGAAAGCTGCCTTTTGAAATCAAAGATTTTGTAAAG AAGTCTGAGGCCCTGCGCATGCAGTATCGCTACCTGGACCTGCGCTCCACCCATATGCAGCAGAACCTGCGTCTCCGGTCCCAGCTGAGCATGAGGATGAGGGAGTACCTCTGTCATCAGCACG GTTTTGTGGACGTTGAGACTCCTACTTTGTTCAAAAGGACCCCAGGG gGAGCTAAGGAGTTTTTGGTTCCATCCAGAGAACCCGGTCGGTTCTACTCCCTCCCTCAGAGTCCCCAGCAGTTCAAGCAGCTGTTAATGGTGGCTGGGGTGGACAG GTACTTCCAGTTTGCTCGCTGCTACAGGGACGAGGGGTCCAAACCAGACCGACAGCCTGAGTTCACGCAG GTGGACATTGAGATGTCCTTCGTGGAGCAGGCGGGGGTCATGGCGCTAGTGGAGGGGCTCCTGCGGTACTCGTGGCCCCCGGAGCTGGGTGGGCTCAGCCAGCCTTTCCCCTGCATCACCTACTCAGAGGCCATGCGGGACTACGGCTCAGACAAGCCCGACACCAGGTTCCAAATGAAG CTGGTTGACATCAGTGAGGTGTTTGTGAACACGAAGATAGAATTCCTCAAGTCAGCTCTCGGCCAATCAGAAGGCTCCATCCAGGCCATCTGTGTCCCTGACGGAGGG AGACTTTTCAAATCCAAAGATTTGGAAGCGCTCAAAGAGACGGCCAGGAGTGTGTTTGGACAG GAGCTGAGTGTGCTGGCGGTGAGACCAGAGGGCACACTGAAGAGCCCCCTCAGTAAACATCTGTCCCCCTCCGACACCGAGGGCCTCCTGGGGGAGACCAGGGCCCGGCCAGGGGACCTGCTGCTGGTCTCGGCCTGCAGCCTCCACACCGTG cgccccctgctgggtaAACTGAGGCTGCAGTGCGCTGAGCTCCTGGAGGCCCGGGGCATCGCCCTGAGGGACCCGACAGCGTTCCACTTCCTGTGGGTCGTGGACTTCCCGCTCTTCCTGCCCAAGGAAGGAGAACCAGGGTCTCTGGAGTCCGCCCATCACCCCTTCACAGCCCCCGTGGCCCAGGACGCCCACCTGGTCTACACAGAGCCCCTGCAG GTGCGCGGGCAGCACTATGACCTGGTGCTGAACGGCTGTGAGGTCGGAGGGGGGTCCATACGCATCCACAAGGCCGCTGAGCAGCTCCACGTGCTGAAGAACATTCTCAAG GAAGATGTCTCTGTTCTCTCGCACCTGCTGGAAGCACTGGACTCCGGAGCGCCCCCACATGGAGGCATCGCGCTAG GTTTGGACCGACTCATCTCCCTCATGGTCAGGGCCCCCAGCATCCGTGATGTCATCGCCTTCCCCAAGTCCTTCCGGGGTCACGACCTCATGAGCCAGGCCCCGGACTATGTATCGGAAGAGGACCTGAAGCCGTACCACATCTCCGTCACCTGGCCCCCTGCCAAAACGGAGgagaaatga
- the cenpl gene encoding centromere protein L produces the protein MDPHTSVARSPFSSVVQRRRSKSYRQSYRSYVGTMSHLAYTPGFTKRRLTTCRLAPKRCSTAEMNPEQRALLVREWQLSYVTPLYRFQHGHLKTYSRQLAAFLVSERQQGVAAEVGLESTLRVTFTLVAGMAQTEEEADTVFIKIHSKTPLAPPDDPQKVLWSGWLTCVGGDPDYLRTLPEDFVCLPLFCSGGTEGLTALVKAWFQRTFDCCFGRLEINSVNLQWLAALWTDCHARTSIKQLKLVWSLPAEPPMEVIYAMHAQDTSELWRSVRQPGLREEEDDGSVGLEEVACFFKGLKSHFYRHFRVELSAGRLTQVSTALGSAKHGGRIKISNSSYMITTLTLLTECALLKMPI, from the exons ATGGACCCACATACCAG CGTGGCGAGGTCGCCTTTCAGCAGTGTCGTCCAGAGAAGAAGAAGTAAGAGCTACAGACAGTCCTACCGCAGCTATGTTGGGACGATGTCACACCTCGCCTACACTCCAGGCTTCACCAAGCGGAGGCTGACCACCTGCAGACTCGCTCCCAAACGTTGCAGTACCGCT GAGATGAACCCGGAGCAGCGGGCCCTGCTGGTGAGGGAGTGGCAGCTGTCCTACGTCACTCCACTTTACCGCTTCCAGCACGGGCACCTGAAGACCTACTCTCGGCAGCTGGCCGCGTTCCTGGTGTCCGAGCGGCAACAGGGCGTGGCGGCGGAGGTGGGCCTGGAGAGCACCCTCAGGGTGACCTTCACGCTGGTGGCCGGAATGGCGCAGACTGAGGAGGAAGCCGACACCGTCTTCATCAAG ATCCACTCCAAGACCCCGTTGGCGCCGCCCGACGACCCCCAAAAGGTGCTGTGGAGCGGCTGGCTGACGTGCGTGGGCGGCGACCCCGACTACCTGCGCACCCTGCCGGAGGACTTTGTGTGCCTGCCGCTCTTCTGCAGCGGCGGCACGGAGGGGCTCACTGCGCTGGTCAAGGCCTGGTTCCAGCGGACGTTCGACTGCTGCTTCGGCCGGCTGGAGATCAACTCTGTGAACCTGCAGTGGCTGGCGGCACTGTGGACCGATTGCCACGCCCGGACCAGCATCAAGCAGCTGAAGCTGGTGTGGAGCCTGCCGGCGGAGCCTCCCATGGAGGTCATCTACGCGATGCACGCGCAGGACACTTCGGAGCTGTGGAGGAGCGTTCGGCAGCCGgggctgagggaggaggaggacgacggcaGTGTCGGTTTGGAGGAGGTGGCGTGCTTCTTTAAGGGCCTGAAGAGCCACTTCTACAGACACTTCAGGGTGGAGCTGTCGGCCGGGCGGCTGACCCAGGTGTCCACGGCGCTGGGCTCGGCCAAGCACGGCGGCAGGATCAAG atCTCCAACAGTAGCTACATGATCACCACCCTGACACTACTGACAGAGTGTGCTCTCCTCAAAATGCCTATCTGA
- the klhl20 gene encoding kelch-like protein 20: MDAKPMRRATSARQDATGMDITSRCTLGDPNKLPEGVPQPARMPYVSDKHPRQTLEVINLLRKHRELCDVVLVVGSKKIYAHRVILSACSPYFRAMFTGELAESRQTEVVIRDIDERAMELLIDFAYTSQVTVEEGNVQTLLPAACLLQLAEIQEACCEFLKRQLDPSNCLGIRAFADTHSCRELLRIADKFTQHNFQEVMESEEFMLLPANQLIDIISSDELNVRSEEQVFNAVMAWVKYSIQERRPQLPQVLQHVRLPLLSPKFLVGTVGSDPLIKSDEECRDLVDEAKNYLLLPQERPLMQGPRTRPRKPIRCGEVLFAVGGWCSGDAISSVERYDPQTNEWRMVASMSKRRCGVGVSVLDDLLYAVGGHDGSSYLNSVERYDPKTNQWSSDVAPTSTCRTSVGVAVLGGYLYAVGGQDGVSCLNIVERYDPKENKWTRVASMSTRRLGVAVAVLGGFLYAVGGSDGTSPLNTVERYNPQENRWHTVSPMGTRRKHLGCAVYQDMIYSVGGRDDTTELSSAERYNPRTNQWSPVVAMTSRRSGVGLAVVNGQLMAVGGFDGTTYLKTIEVYDPDANTWRLYGGMNYRRLGGGVGVIKMTHCESHIW, encoded by the exons gGCTACCAGCGCACGCCAGGACGCCACGGGAATGGACATCACCAGCCGCTGCACCCTGGGGGACCCCAACAAGCTCCCGGAGGGGGTCCCCCAGCCCGCACGCATGCCCTACGTCTCGGACAAGCACCCGCGGCAGACCCTGGAGGTGATCAACCTGCTGCGGAAGCACCGGGAGCTCTGCgacgtggtgctggtggtgggctCCAAGAAGATCTACGCCCACCGGGTCATCCTGTCCGCCTGCAGCCCCTACTTCAG GGCCATGTTTACCGGAGAGCTGGCGGAGAGCCGGCAGACGGAGGTGGTGATCCGAGACATCGACGAGAGGGCCATGGAGCTGCTCATCGACTTCGCCTACACCTCGCAG GTGACGGTGGAGGAGGGCAACGTGCAGACCCTGCTGCCTGCAGCCTGCCTCCTCCAGCTGGCTGAGATCCAGGAGGCCTGCTGCGAGTTCCTCAAGAGGCAGCTGGACCCCTCCAACTGCCTGGGCATCCGGGCCTTCGCCGACACGCACTCCTGCCGGGAGCTGCTGCGCATCGCAGACAAGTTCACCCAGCACAACTTCCAGGAG GTGATGGAGAGCGAGGAGTTCATGCTGCTGCCCGCCAACCAGTTGATCGACATAATCTCCAGTGACGAGCTGAATGTACGCAGCGAGGAGCAGGTGTTCAACGCCGTGATGGCCTGGGTCAAATACAGCATCCAGGAGCGCCGACCCCAGCTGCCACAG GTGCTGCAGCACGTACGACTGCCCCTCCTCAGCCCCAAGTTCCTGGTAGGCACCGTGGGCTCGGACCCCCTCATCAAGAGCGACGAGGAGTGCCG GGACCTGGTGGACGAGGCTAAAAACTACCTGCTGCTGCCCCAGGAGAGGCCCCTGATGCAGGGCCCCCGGACCAGGCCCCGCAAACCCATCCGCTGTGGGGAGGTGCTGTTCGCAG tGGGGGGCTGGTGCAGTGGCGACGCCATCTCCAGTGTGGAGCGCTACGACCCCCAGACCAACGAGTGGCGCATGGTGGCGTCGATGAGCAAGCGGCGCTGCGGCGTGGGCGTCAGCGTGCTGGACGACCTGCTCTACGCCGTGGGCGGCCACGACGGCTCGTCCTACCTCAACTCTGTGGAGAG ATACGACCCCAAGACCAACCAGTGGAGCAGCGACGTGGCCCCCACCAGCACCTGCCGCACCAGCGTGGGCGTGGCCGTGCTGGGGGGCTACCTGTACGCCGTGGGCGGGCAGGACGGCGTCTCCTGCCTCAACATCGTGGAGAG GTACGACCCGAAGGAGAACAAGTGGACGCGCGTGGCCTCCATGAGCACGCGGCGGCTgggcgtggccgtggccgtgctGGGGGGCTTCCTCTATGCGGTGGGGGGGTCTGACGGCACGTCGCCCCTGAACACAG TGGAGCGCTACAACCCCCAGGAGAACCGCTGGCACACGGTGTCCCCCATGGGCACCCGCAGGAAGCACCTGGGCTGCGCCGTGTACCAGGACATGATCTACTCGGTGGGGGGCCGCGACGACACCACCGAGCTGAGCAGCGCCGAGCGCTACAACCCCCGCACCAACCAGTGGTCCCCCGTCGTCGCCATGACGTCCCGGCGCAGCGGG gtggGCCTGGCGGTGGTGAACGGACAGCTGATGGCGGTGGGCGGGTTTGACGGGACCACGTACCTGAAGACCATCGAGGTGTACGACCCGGACGCTAACACCTGGAG gCTCTACGGAGGCATGAACTACCGGCGGCTCGGCGGCGGCGTGGGCGTCATCAAAATGACTCACTGTGAATCCCACATATGGTAG